From the Bacillus horti genome, the window TTTCTATATGCTCCACCTGCTGATGTTTCTCCCACAATGATTGCTTTTTTGTTTGCCTGTAGGACATACGCAAAATACTCAGCTGCCGAAACTGTTTTTTCATTCACCAGAATATACAGCTTATGCTCCTTCTCTACTCTCCTTTTACCAACCACAAATGAATGGCTAAATGTTTGTGCTTCTGTGGCTCCCTCTTCCATAAAGTAGGTCGTCGAAAGATGTGTCGGCATTTCATCAAAAAAGTAGCTGATTAGATACTCTGAAAGTCCACCGTATCCCCCACCATTATTCCTAATATCGATGACTATTGCCTTAGTATTTTCGAGGAATTTCATAGCAGCATTACATGTATCGATTCCTCGATCTGGGTGCATAAAACCAGTTATTTTTAGATATCCAATGTTTCCATCTAGGATCTTTGCTTCGGTGAAACCATAGTTCTCTGTTATTTCTTCCTCTCTTTCTTGCTTGAGCCAATCATCTAAGCTTAGCTTTGACTCCCCCTTATCCTTGGCAATGGCTCTTACATAAAGATGCTTATCCCCACTTAACTCTAGTAGATCTGTAGTAAGAACGTTTGCTAAATCTTCATAGTTGTCTAGTGACTCATACTGTCCCTCATCGAGCTTTTTCTTAATGCCTTCAACAATCTCCTCTGTCTTTTCTGTAACCACATAATTGGCTTCCAAAAGCTCTATTACCTTCGTTACTATCCCTTTGCCATCTAATGGACTAACTATTTGTTTTTCAGTATCCCTCATGCCCTTGTCTCCTTTATACTAATGTATCTCCAGGATCAATAAATCAACTTCTGACTTAAATTGTCTTGGTTTTCAATAGCTTAATAGAAAATAGATTATCAACATTAAATATAGTTCGACCAATATCGAACTTTATGATATAGTTCGATTATAAACGAACTACATGGGGATTAGCAAGTGAAACTATACAGTTATTAATACCAAAAGAAACTTCTTTCTGAAAATGGGAGAAACGATCAGAGGAAGGAGGTCAAAGTTCGAATTTTTCAATGGGCTAAAAGCCCCTTCAAAGGAGATCATTAGATTTAAAGATGTTGCTCATAACCTTCCTTTTGAGGAGCCCGAAGTGTTTGCTGAAGCTTTAATAAACATCGCTGAAAAGTACAAATAAGGTGCCAAATTAGGGATTTTTTAAAATTCAAACAAGTATTACAAATTGGTTATCTTACTTGAACTATCTCCCTTAACACCATTAAAAAATACTTGTAAAAGCTCTTTATATACGTGACGCTTCTGTTCTCCTTCTGGATAACGCTCCAAATACTGTGTTGCCTGATTACTAAACATCTGCATATAAAACATTAGCGTTTCCCTCGAGAGTTCCCTATTAAAGTAGCCTTGTTCTTTTCCTTGATCAATAAATCCTTCTACAAAAGGAAGGATTTTTTCTTCGTACCGCTTCATTTGAATAGCTATTTCTGGATCACTAGATGTAAATATATCTAAGAACTCCACACTCATTGAGTCGAATGCTTTTGTTTTTTCCAGGATAAACCACTCTATTTTTTCAACGAAAGAACGATCACTTTCTACAACTGACTGAAACTCCTCAATCTGTGCTTCCATGTAATAGGAAAGGGCCAGAAGAACTAACTCGTCTTTACTTCCGAAATAATTATAGATCGTTACCTGGGATACTCCAGCTTTCTTAGCAACCTCACTGATCCTTACCTTACGTATGCCGTGCTCCATAAATAGCTGTATAGCAGCCCGACAAATGCCTTCTTTTTTACGTTCCGTTCTTCTTTCATATCCGTTCATAAAATCACCTCACCTTTATCATATTATACATTTTGAACTATTTCAAAACAAAAACTTCATAACTCCTTGCCCTCTCACTATTAATAGGATAAAATAAATTATGAAATGAAATATTTTTATTATTATATTTCATTATATAAATTTACGTGGACGGAAAAATCAACTGAGTTGAATCTTCAACTTTATAATTAATCCTTGTTAAGGAGTGTTATCATGTTATCTACTAAAGTAAAAAGTATCTGGGTAAACGTCAATGGCTTAAAACTCATTGTTATACCACAGGGGACTCAGGTCCACCAATCATCCTTATCCATGGAGGAGGAATGGACTCGGCTAAATTATCCTGGGACAGGATCATTGAAAACCTGTCCCATCAAGCTCAAGTTTATGCCTTAGATTTACCTGGTTATGGGCAGAGTGAATATCGTTCCGGAGTTCAATATTCCACGAACTTCTATGCCCACTTTATCAAAGCTTTTATGGATGAACTAAAGCTAGATAAAGCGATGGTCATGGGGCTTTCCTTAGGGGGAGGAGTTGTTTTAAGCTTTACCCTGCAGTTTCCTGAGAGAGCTACAGCTCTTGGCTTGGTGGGAGCAAACGGAATGGCGAAGAAGTGGGAGTGGCATTTTATTACCTATCATTTCTATGTGAGAACACCACTCAATCGTCTGTCCTTATATATGATGAGAAAGAAGTCCTTTATTCGTACCATTGTGAAAGCCGGTCTATTTTATAAACCTGAGAATATTACAGACGAGCTACTTGATGAAATCTATCAGGAGGCTTTAAATCCTCACTTTGGAAGAGCGTATGAGTCTTTTCAAAGAAGTGATTACATGGGGCGCCAAGGGTTACGCAGTTATTTCGGGGATCAAATGCCAAATATTGATGTGCCAACGTTAATCATTCACGGTTCTGATGATCGAACGATACCTGTTGATCATGCACGTAGAGCTCACAAGCTTATTCCTGATTCAGAGCTACATATTATGGATGAATGCAGACATTGGTCGCAGAAGGAATATCCGAATGAGTTTTCGCAAGTGGTTGGGAGCTTTATTTCTAGGAAGTTGAGTTAGATATCTTTGTTAAAAATGCAAAGCCAAAAGGTGTGCTTTACCTTTTGGCTTTTTTCTGTGTTGTTCTCACTTTATGTGCTCGGGGAGAGTGCATCGAAGCTATTTAAAATCCAATCAGAACTAGATCAATTTCAATCCATGCACTCA encodes:
- a CDS encoding TetR/AcrR family transcriptional regulator translates to MNGYERRTERKKEGICRAAIQLFMEHGIRKVRISEVAKKAGVSQVTIYNYFGSKDELVLLALSYYMEAQIEEFQSVVESDRSFVEKIEWFILEKTKAFDSMSVEFLDIFTSSDPEIAIQMKRYEEKILPFVEGFIDQGKEQGYFNRELSRETLMFYMQMFSNQATQYLERYPEGEQKRHVYKELLQVFFNGVKGDSSSKITNL
- a CDS encoding S41 family peptidase, producing MRDTEKQIVSPLDGKGIVTKVIELLEANYVVTEKTEEIVEGIKKKLDEGQYESLDNYEDLANVLTTDLLELSGDKHLYVRAIAKDKGESKLSLDDWLKQEREEEITENYGFTEAKILDGNIGYLKITGFMHPDRGIDTCNAAMKFLENTKAIVIDIRNNGGGYGGLSEYLISYFFDEMPTHLSTTYFMEEGATEAQTFSHSFVVGKRRVEKEHKLYILVNEKTVSAAEYFAYVLQANKKAIIVGETSAGGAYRNTYFPLNEKLRISISTGRPIIKATGTSWEGVGVIPDLPCNSDHAIELALEHIGA
- a CDS encoding alpha/beta fold hydrolase, whose protein sequence is MLIHGGGMDSAKLSWDRIIENLSHQAQVYALDLPGYGQSEYRSGVQYSTNFYAHFIKAFMDELKLDKAMVMGLSLGGGVVLSFTLQFPERATALGLVGANGMAKKWEWHFITYHFYVRTPLNRLSLYMMRKKSFIRTIVKAGLFYKPENITDELLDEIYQEALNPHFGRAYESFQRSDYMGRQGLRSYFGDQMPNIDVPTLIIHGSDDRTIPVDHARRAHKLIPDSELHIMDECRHWSQKEYPNEFSQVVGSFISRKLS